In the genome of uncultured Fibrobacter sp., the window GACTGCAAACTCAAATCCGCCAGCAAGTACAGTTTGCCTGCGGCGGTTGTCCTTGAAGTTGTGTACCGCCATACGCGCGTTATCATCTCGGCTACGAATTCCATAGCTGCCAATGAGGTCGAATGTTGGCAAAAAGTTGGATTTGTGGCCCTTTAAAACGGTTTCTCGTAGTTCTAGGTCCGCTTTCTGGTATAGGTATAACGGATGCATCAGCTTAATGGAATCCAGCAAGGCAAGAGAATCAATCGTAACCGATGTATCAATTTCAAGGTTAGGGTGTATGGCAATGGGGCGTGTGTCTTGCATGTATTCCGAAGAAGACAGTGTCAACAAAAGTGCAAGTCTTGCACTGCGGAGCTTGTCTAGGGCTTCTAATCTTGCGCTTTCTCGGTCAGAATATTCTGCGACAGCCTTTTGGTAGTCAAGTGGCGATAGCAATCCTAGTGCGAGTCTTTTGCTTGCATCTTCGACAATTTCCTTGGCAACATTGGCGGACTTGGTTGCAAAGAAAAGAATTTGGTCGGAATAGTAATAATTCCAGTATGAATCGCAAAAATTTTCAATGATATCGGCAAGCGAATTGCGATACTTTTGGTATGCAGCCTCCTGTTGCAGTTGAGCTTGGCGCAAGTTGTTGAGTGGCGCGGAATAAATAGGACCATCCTTGAGGACATGCTGCCTCAGTTCACCGCCGAAATACAACTCAGATGTATAATCGCTATGCGTGTAGGTTGCCTGGTTGAACCCGATATCGTATTCTGTTCCCGTGGGCAGGCTGCCTTGCACACCAATTTTGTATTCGTCCTTCGTTTCGGTGAACAGGGCGCTGGGCCTGTCGGCGCGTTCCTTGTGCATTCGCCCGACAAGCGTCGGCTCAAAATCACCATAAGCGCCAGAGGCGTTTTCCCTTCGGCTAATCCATTCGTATTTCGCTTCTTGTACATCGGAATTGTGAGCAATAACCACATTGAGGGCATCCTCAAAGGAGAGGTACAGCGAATCCTGAGCCTGGATAACGACCGTAGACAGGAGTAAAATGGCGAGGAATCTTCTCATTTCAGCAGAATTTTCCCCGTGACGCCAGGTTTAACAGCCTGGTCTTTGTTGTCGAAGATTATCTTGATTGTTCGCAACATGCTG includes:
- a CDS encoding TolC family protein, translating into MRRFLAILLLSTVVIQAQDSLYLSFEDALNVVIAHNSDVQEAKYEWISRRENASGAYGDFEPTLVGRMHKERADRPSALFTETKDEYKIGVQGSLPTGTEYDIGFNQATYTHSDYTSELYFGGELRQHVLKDGPIYSAPLNNLRQAQLQQEAAYQKYRNSLADIIENFCDSYWNYYYSDQILFFATKSANVAKEIVEDASKRLALGLLSPLDYQKAVAEYSDRESARLEALDKLRSARLALLLTLSSSEYMQDTRPIAIHPNLEIDTSVTIDSLALLDSIKLMHPLYLYQKADLELRETVLKGHKSNFLPTFDLIGSYGIRSRDDNARMAVHNFKDNRRRQTVLAGGFEFAVPLFANIKERHQIAAEKANVRSSTVRLSLVLDKLFEEYRILRRRTAEIRDQYLFGVTSVEFHEKELEEEFKKMQMGKSNYHQIFDIEEDLREAQKRHLETIRTLHVTKVRESKSKGKLLLQNKLEYWHDGKLLLREDLLSE